The window CCCATATGGTTCAAAGCAGCAACCATTTTTCCGGTTACTCTTGTTCCTATTGGAAGTCCGAATTCCTCTCCCAGAGCAACACGAACCGCAGGAGCTGTCTGTACTACAACATGAAGTTCCTGGTTGGCCAGTGCAGACCACACTTTTTCAGTGTCATCCTTCTCTCTCAAAGCTCCGACAGGACAAACGCTTATACATTGTCCGCACATTGTACATGGAACTTCTTCCAACGATCTGTCGAAAGCACATGAAATAGCTGATTTAAAGCCTCTTTCAGTTGCACTGATAACAGAGACAGTCTGAATGTTTTTACACATGCTTACACAACGTCTGCACAGTACACATTTATTTGGATCTCTTACGATAGAAGGTGAAAAATCGTCTAAAGGAAGATTTGTAGAAGCACCTTCAAATCTGATATCTTTAATATTTAGTTCTTCAGCTAAGCTTTGAAGCTCGCAGTTTTTACTTCTTACACAGGTAAGACATTTCTTGTCATGGTTGGAAAGGATAAGCTCCAAAGTTACCTTTCTTGCTTCTCTCACAGCCGGACTCTGAGTATAAATTTCAAGACCTTCTGCTACAGGATATACACAAGACGCCTGTAATGCTCTTGCACCCTTTATCTCAACCAGACACATTCTGCATGCACCTATTTCATTGATATCCTTGAGGAAGCAAAGTGTAGGTATCTTTATACTAGCCTGTCTGGCTGCCTCTAATATTGTTATGCCTTGTTCAACCTGAAGTTTCTTACCGTCTATTGTAATATTAACAGTTGACATTTTATTTCACTCTCCTCCCTTATCCCTTTGAAATTGCCTTGAACGGACATTTTTCCATACAGACGCCGCACTTAGCACATTTTGTATTATCTATAACGTAAGGAACCTTCTTTTCACCCTTTATACAGCTCATAGGACAAACCTTTGCACAGATTCCGCAGCTCTTACACTTACTAGCCTCAACAGTGTACTTCATCATTGATTTACAAACACCCGCAGGACATTTTTTGTCAAATACATGAGCCTCGTACTCGTCTCTGAAATATTTCAATGTACTCAAAATCGGGTTAGGAGCGGTCTGACCAAGTCCGCAAAGAGCAGATGCCTTAATATTTTTAGCCAACAGTTCAAGCTTTTCAATATCTCCTGCTTCACCCTTACCTTCAGTTATTCTTTCCAATATTTCCAGCATACGTTTTGTTCCTATACGACATGGCGGACATTTACCGCAGGATTCATCAACCGTAAATTCAAGGAAGAACTTAGCGATATCAACCATACAATTGTCCTCATCCATTACTATAAGTCCACCTGAGCCCATCATAGAGCCAAGGGCAATAAGTGAATCATAATCAATAGGAGTATCCAGATGTTCTGTAGGAATACATCCGCCCGAAGGTCCTCCGGTCTGTGCTGCTTTGAATTTTTTACCTTTAGGTATACCTCCACCTATATCGTAAACTACTTCTCTCAAAGTAGTACCCATAGGAACCTCAACCAATCCTGTGTTGTTTATTTTTCCTCCAAGAGCAAATACCTTTGTTCCTTTGCTCTTTTCAGTTCCTATGCCGGAGAACCAATCAGCACCTTTTAATATAATAACCGGTACATTTGCATAAGTTTCTACATTGTTCAGAATAGTAGGTTTGCCCCATAGTCCTTTTACTGCCGGAAATGGAGGTCTTGGTCTTGGTTCACCTCTATGACCTTCTATTGAGGTCATAAGTGCAGTTTCTTCACCGCAAACAAACGCTCCCGCACCAAGTCTTATTTCAAGATTAAACTTATGTCCTGTTCCCAGTACATTGTCTCCTAAAATTCCGTATTCTACAGCCTGATCAATTGCCATCTGCAATCTCTTAACTGCGATAGGATACTCTGCTCTTACATATATATATCCTTGTGTTGCTCCAATGGCGAAACCTGCTATAGACATAGCCTCTATTACAGAGTGGGGGTCACCCTCTAAAACACTTCTGTCCATAAATGCTCCCGGGTCACCTTCGTCGGCATTACAGCATACATATTTCTGTTCAGCTGTCTGTTTTGCTGCAAAATCCCACTTCATTCCTGTTGGGAAGCCTCCGCCCCCTCTTCCTCTGAGTCCTGACTTTTTCATTGTATCTATTACAGCTTCAGGAGTCATTTCAGTTAATACTTTTTCAAGTGCCTTATATCCGTCAAAAGCTATGTATTCGTTGATATCCTCAGGATTTATACGCCCACAGTTTCTTAATGCAATACGCATTTGTCTGTTAAAGAAATCCACACCTTCCAGTGATTTGGAAATATCTTCAGATTCCTTTTCACCAGCCAGTAGACGCTTAACTATACGTCCCTTCAACAGATGCTCTTCAACGATTTCTTTTGCATCAGAAACCTCAACTCTTGTGTACATTGCTCCTTCAGGATATACAACTACTATAGGTCCTTCAGCACAAAGACCGAAACAACCTGTTTTAACTATCTTAACTTCACTTTCCAGCCCGTTGCTTGCAAGTAGTGCTTCCATTTCATCCATAATTTTCAGGGAATTTGATGATGTACAACCTGTACCTGCACAAACCAGAACATGTGCTCTATATAATTGCATCTATAAAAACCTCCTTACAGTTTTGAGTTATATACTAAGATTTAATTACACGCCCTCCTGGGCACCTATGGTCAGGTCAGTACATACGTTACCGTTTACAATATGCTCAAGCACTAC of the Ruminiclostridium papyrosolvens DSM 2782 genome contains:
- the nuoF gene encoding NADH-quinone oxidoreductase subunit NuoF encodes the protein MQLYRAHVLVCAGTGCTSSNSLKIMDEMEALLASNGLESEVKIVKTGCFGLCAEGPIVVVYPEGAMYTRVEVSDAKEIVEEHLLKGRIVKRLLAGEKESEDISKSLEGVDFFNRQMRIALRNCGRINPEDINEYIAFDGYKALEKVLTEMTPEAVIDTMKKSGLRGRGGGGFPTGMKWDFAAKQTAEQKYVCCNADEGDPGAFMDRSVLEGDPHSVIEAMSIAGFAIGATQGYIYVRAEYPIAVKRLQMAIDQAVEYGILGDNVLGTGHKFNLEIRLGAGAFVCGEETALMTSIEGHRGEPRPRPPFPAVKGLWGKPTILNNVETYANVPVIILKGADWFSGIGTEKSKGTKVFALGGKINNTGLVEVPMGTTLREVVYDIGGGIPKGKKFKAAQTGGPSGGCIPTEHLDTPIDYDSLIALGSMMGSGGLIVMDEDNCMVDIAKFFLEFTVDESCGKCPPCRIGTKRMLEILERITEGKGEAGDIEKLELLAKNIKASALCGLGQTAPNPILSTLKYFRDEYEAHVFDKKCPAGVCKSMMKYTVEASKCKSCGICAKVCPMSCIKGEKKVPYVIDNTKCAKCGVCMEKCPFKAISKG